Proteins found in one Zea mays cultivar B73 chromosome 1, Zm-B73-REFERENCE-NAM-5.0, whole genome shotgun sequence genomic segment:
- the LOC100272934 gene encoding putative protein kinase superfamily protein isoform 2 (isoform 2 is encoded by transcript variant 2): protein MGLCLGKSAAVQEPAVAEDNSVADGAAAGCGDGPPVKAPRTPKQPKFSFYLPSPLQPSSYKGSPANSSAASTPARGGFKRPFPPPSPAKHIRALLARRHGSVKPNEASIPEGGELDLGLDKSFGYSRHFAAKYDLGREVGRGHFGFTCAAKCKKGELKGEDVAVKVLPKAKVRAYPLSLLSFVLDWIFLFPWLLAFFNRSARVMLPCAFCPKI from the coding sequence ATGGGCCTCTGCCTGGGCAAGTCGGCAGCGGTCCAGGAGCCGGCGGTGGCGGAAGACAACAGCGTAGCCGATGGCGCGGCGGCGGGCTGCGGCGATGGGCCGCCCGTGAAGGCGCCTCGGACGCCCAAGCAGCCCAAGTTCTCCTTCTACCTGCCGAGCCCGCTCCAGCCCTCCAGCTACAAGGGCTCGCCGGCCAACTCCAGCGCCGCGTCCACGCCGGCGCGCGGCGGGTTCAAGCGCCCATTCCCGCCGCCGTCGCCTGCCAAGCACATCCGTGCGCTGCTGGCGCGGCGCCACGGCTCGGTCAAGCCTAACGAGGCGTCCATCCCCGAAGGCGGCGAGCTGGACCTGGGGCTGGACAAGAGCTTCGGCTACTCCAGGCACTTCGCGGCCAAGTACGACCTTGGCCGGGAGGTGGGGCGCGGCCACTTTGGCTTCACCTGCGCTGCCAAGTGCAAGAAGGGCGAGCTCAAGGGGGAGGACGTCGCCGTCAAGGTCCTTCCCAAGGCCAAGGTGCGAGCATATCCTCTCTCCCTGCTTAGTTTTGTGCTGGATTGGATCTTCCTGTTTCCATGGCTTCTTGCATTCTTTAATAGATCAGCTCGAGTAATGCTACCCTGCGCATTCTGTCCTAAAATCTGA